In bacterium, the DNA window CCGCTTTTATTTCAACTATGATTTCATTAAAACATATGAAATCCGGTTCATATTTCTGATTTAGTTTATCTCCTTTATATTCTATCGTTAATAAAGGTTTTTCAATAAATGGGATATTAAAGTTATGAAATTCTATTTTTAAACATTCTTGATACACAGCTTCAAGAAAACCGTTGCCGATTTCATTATATACATCAAAACAAGCTCCAAGGATTTTATAGGCTTCATCTTTATATATAAACTCACTGTCTAACCCTATGTTTTTTACTTTTTTATTTATGTTCATTTACAGTTATCTTTTTTGCTGTTTCTATTCTTTGATTATTTAATGCTTTTCCCTATCTGTGTAAATCTGTGCTATCTGTGGTTCAAATATATTCTCTCTTTTTTGCTGTTTCTATTCTTTGATTATTTAATGCTTTTCCCTATCTGTGTAAATCTGTGCTATCTGTGGTTCAAATATATTCTCTCTTTTTTGCTGTTTGGATTAAGGAAATCACTCTACAAAACTTTCTGAATTATCAGGAAAGCCTCGACAACGAAGGGGTCAAAAAGGACGCCTTTGAATTTTCTGAGTTCATCGATCGCCGTTTCCAGAGTCAGCGCTTTACGGTAAGGCCTTTCTGTGGTCATAGCGTCAACCGTATCGGCGACATGAATTATCCTGGCGCCGATGGGAATGTCTTCGCCTTTCAGCCCTTCAGGGTATCCTGTGCCGTTAAATTCCTCATGATGATAAAGGATGCAGTCAAGCGCGTTTTCAAGAAACGAAAGGCCTTTCAACATTTTATAACCCTTTAAAGGATGCTGTTTGATAAGCTCGTATTCATCCTTTGTTAATTTGCCCGGCTTGAGAAGAATTTCATCTCTTATACCTATCTTTCCTATATCATGTAACAGCCCGGCCTGTTTTATGACTTCAATTTCCTTATGCGGAAGTTTCATGATTTCAGCTATCTGAACGGAAAAATCCGTGACTCTTTTTGAATGGCCGCTTGTATAATGGTCCCTGGCATCCAACGCTTCAGCGAGCACTTCAAGTGTGTTTAACGAGCTTTTCTCTATCTGCTGGTGGGCTAACTGGAGTTCTTTTGCATATATAAGGCTCTGCTGCCTTATTCTCTCCATCATTGAACGCGCCTTTTTCAGCTCATCATCGCCTGTTTTCATTGCTTTAAGGGCGTCGTTCAATTCTCTGGCGTATATCTTGGCCTGGTCGTAGCTTCTGCTTATCTCGGACTTAAGATTATCATAACTTTCGATCAATTTTGTATGTACATCACCTGTAATTTTTCCGGGCGCCGTGTTATTGTTTTTCTTTGTCATACACAACTCCACACTGCTGGTTATCCTCCAGTTTACACCGGAAAATCCCCCCAACTTTCCAAATGAACCGAAAACAGTTATATCCCTATTAAATTATACCACAAAAAAACGTCTTTTTAAGGCTCAGCTGCCCAGCAGGTCTTCGACTTTCTTTATTAGCTGAAGCGGGCTGAACGGCTTGACAAAATAATCATCGGCTCCAAATTGCTTGCCCTTTTCGATATCTTCCTCGGAGCCCTGGGAACTAAGCATAACAATAAAAATATTTTTGAATTCTTTGTCTTCTCTTATCCGGCGGCATACTTCAAAACCGTCAATCTCTCCCGGCAGCATAATATCAAGAAGGATTACATCGGGTTTTTCTTTTTTGATGATATTTATGGATTCTTTCCCTTCGCTGGCTTCCAGGATTTTATAGTTTTCATTTTTTAGGGTGATGGTGACTAACTCCCTTACTTCGGGCTGGTCATCAACTATCAGAATTTTTTTCAATTGTTCCTCCAATCAGATGCGGCCTAAAAATGGTAACCTTAACAATAGACTATTAAATATTACGCTATAAAGATATTTTTTTCAAGTAATTAGTCTGTTTTTCAGGAAAAAAATCACATTATTTTTTCTTATATCTCTCATAATATGACTTAAAAATACGTCCGGCAAGAGGAGCCGCCGAATGGCCGCCTGATTCTCCGCCTTCAATAAGCACTACAACAACAATTTCCGGGTTATCCCTCGGGGCAAACCCTCCGAACCACGCGTGCGTTCCGCTGCCTGCCTGGGCAGTCCCCGTTTTTCCGCAGACATCGAAACCCGGCGCCGCAGCCGCCGTTCCCGTTCCATGCGTCTCGTTAACCACCCTCCACATGGAATCCTTTATCATCTTATGTTTTTTTTCGCTTATCGGGAACGCGGACTTTTCAAACGGCAAAAACTCTTTGATCTTATCGCCCGTATTATGTTTTACCACGGAAAGAGCCACTCTGGGCCTGTACACTTTACCTCCGTTTGCGACCGCGGATAAAAAAACCGCGGATTGCAGGGGAGTTGTTAAAATATATCCCTGCCCTATTGACAGGTTAACCGTATCCCCGCTGTACCAGTTTTGCCCGAATTTTTCCTTTTTCCATTCCGCGCCCGGAAGATCGGGTGACACTTCGCCGTAAATGTCTATGCCTGTTTTCTGCCCATAGCCGTAATTTTCAGCTGTTTCAATTATCCTATCGACCCCGCAATTCAACCCCTCATTATAAAAATAAATATTGCACGAATATTTTATGGCATCCGTCAGGTCGACATAACCATGCCCTCTTTTTTCCCAGCAATTAAACACCCTGTCCCCAAAACTGAAACTGCCCGGGCAATGATGTTTTGTGTTTGCGGAAAAATCAGGCCTGTCAAGGGACGCCAGGGCGATAACCACTTTAAATACAGAACCGGGAGGATACATGCCGCCTATCGCCCTGTTCAGGAGAGGAAGGTCTTTACTTTTAATTATCAGGTCGATTTCTTCCTGCTCTACAAAACCCGAAAAAACGTTCGGGTCAAAATCGGGTTTTGACGACAGCGCAAGCACCTCTCCATTCCTCGGATCCAGGGCGATTGCTGCTCCTTTAACGCCGGACATAATATTTTCAACATCTTTCTGAAGGTCTATATCTATACTGGTGTATATGTCATATCCTCTAGAGGAAGGATGTGATTTCAATATCTTATCCCTGTAACCCCGGCTGTCAACCTGCACCTGCATACCGCCTTTTTCGCCTCTCAGATAACGCTCATATTCTTTTTCAAGCCCCGTAATACCGGTCATATCATCCGCGGAATATCCTTTGTCTTTATTTCTCTCATACTCATCCCTGCTTATCTTTCCGACATAACCTATAAGCGAACTTCCCGCATTGCTATAAACATAATTTCTCGCGGGGATCCTTTCTACGATGACACCGGGCAGGTCAAGCCGGTTTTCCTCTATTTGCGCAACTTCTTTTTCCTGTATATCCCTTTTAATCACAACGGGAGTATAGGGCCGCCACCTGTATTCCTTGAGTTTCTTCCGGACATAATCTTTGTCAAGCCCGAGAGCCTGTTCAAGGAAATACATGGTTTTATCCTTATCTTTAATATCTTCTTCAACCAGACAGACATTATACGAAGGCCTGTTGTCGGCAAGAAGCCTGCCGTTTCTGTCATAGATATTTCCGCGGAGAGGCATTGTCCTTATGATGCGGATCCTGTTATTCGCTGAATATTCACTGTATTTCGGATAATCCACAACCTGTATAATAAAAAGTTTAATCATCAGCACAAGTGCGAGGATTAAACCTAAAACAGCAATAATCCTCAGCCTGGGATGCATTTCATTTAACAGGCCCGGACCGATCATTTGTAGCGGACCTCTTTTTTGAAGATAAAGTCGAGCAGAGGAATTAAGATACAGCAGAAAGCAAGGTTAACAAACGCGAACGCGCTGAACTCTATATTCAGCATTCTGACTTTTCCGATGTCATGCATAATATTGGTAAAATTCACCGACACATACGCGAATATATACGAACAAAGCCATATCACGGTAAACTTTGTCGTCAAATGCTCCTTATACAGATGTTTCCTTATGAAAGTAATGACAAAAACGCTGATAAGAGACGCAATCATCATGCTTCCCATGGAACCGCCTGAAAAACAATCACTCAGGAAACCGGATATAAAAGCCACAAAACACCCTGGCCCGAATCCGAACAACAGCGCTGCGTAACATGTAATTATCAGCATTAAATCGGGTTTCACTCCCATTATCCTTGTCGGGCTTAAAAAAGCAACTTCGATGACCAACATGATAAGAATGATAATTATGAATTTTATTTTTAACATTAAGATCCCGCTTTTTAACTATTTTACTATAATCAGCACATTTTCTATCCTGTTAAAATCCACCTCGGGTTTCACCTTCGCGAATTTATTCAGTTCATCTTCTTCCGTATAAATGCTGATTATGGAGCCTATAAGAAGCCCTTTCTGGTAAATTCCGCCCATTCCCGAAGTAACAACGATATTATCTTTCTCAACTCCGGAGTTCCTGGATATATAAGACATTTTAAGCCCTCCGGCCCCGTCACCGGATACCATGCCCATATCCCTTGTCTCCTGTATCATAGCGCTGCATTTACTTTTAACATCATTAATAAGCAGGACACGGGAAATATCCTCATGTACTTCTATAACGTTTCCGACAAGCCCGGCTCCGGATACAACAACCATATTGCCCCTGATACCGTCCTTTGAACCTTTGTTTATGAGGATTGTCTTGTTCCAGTTTGAAATATCGCTGCCGATTACCTCGGCGGGTATGGTCTGGAACGGAACTCTTCTTTTAAATTCAAGAAGTTTTCTGAGCTGGGTGTTTTCGATTGCGGCTTCCCTGGATTCAAGGATATTTATTTTTAAGAGGTTATTTTCCTCTTTCAACCTTTCGTTTTCCGCGATTATGGACCTCAGTCTCGCAAAATCGGACAAGGACGAAATATTGTTCCTGATACTTTCCGTAATATTAAAGAAAGGATGGACGAGATTAACACAAAAATTCTTAACAGAGCCTGAAAACGGGCTGAAGGCAAGTATAAAAAACAAAGCGAGAATAATTGATAGTACAAAAGCCCTTTTCCGCCATAACATTTAAAGTCTACCTACGTTCCGCGCTTTCTCCGCACCTGAATTTTTTCAAGGAATTTCAGTTCGTCAAGGACCTTGCCTGCTCCAAGGGCAATCGCAGACAACGGGTCATCGGCAACATGTATAGGAAGCCCTGTTTCTTCGGCAAGAAGTTTATCAAGGCCTCTCATTAACGCTCCTCCGCCCGCGATAACTATACCCCTGTCAACAAGATCGGCCGCAAGTTCCGGAGGACATCTTTCGAGTGAAGTCCTTACAACTTCGATTATCGTGTTAACCGGCTGCATAAGAGCTTCCCTTATTTCTTCGGAACGGACGGTCAATGTTTTCGGAAGTCCCGCTATCTGGTCTCTTCCTTTGACTTCCATCGACACTTCTTCATCCAGCTTGTACGCGGAGCCGATTTTTATTTTTATATTTTCAGCGGTATTTTTACCGATGAGAAGATTATACTGGCGGTTCATATATTTTATTACGGCTTCATCCATTTCATCGCCGCCGGTCCTTATGCTTCTTGAAAACACTATACCCGCAAGAGAGATAATAGCCACTTCCGTCGTGCCGCCGCCGATATCAACTATCATATTGCCGGCCGGTTCCTGGACAGGAAGTCCCACTCCGATAGCCGCCGCCATAGGTTCTTCGATAAGGAAAACCTTTCTTGCTCCGGCATGCTCGGATGACTCAATAACGGCTCTTTTTTCAACCTCGGTAATACCCGAAGGGACAGCTATCACTATTCTCGGCCTGACAAGCGCTTTCCTGTTATGGACCTTCTGGATAAAATAACGCAGCATGTTTTCAGTTATTTCAAAATCGAATATCACGCCGTCTTTCATCGGCCTGACGGCTACAATATTTCCCGGAGTCCTTCCCAACATCCTTTTTGCTTCTTCTCCGACCGCCAGGACATTTGTCGTGCCTTCCTGTATGGCAACAACGGACGGCTCGCACAGTACAATTCCCCTGCCTTTGACATAAACCAGTGTGTTGGCTGTTCCCAGGTCAATACCTATATCGCTTGAGAAAAGACCGAAAATAGAATCCAGAAACATTTACTCCCCCTATCATGGAAGGCGTTTTAAAGCCGGTAGTTTAATTTTGAGTTTTTATCTGAAAACAGTTTATAATCCGAATTTTTTA includes these proteins:
- the mreD gene encoding rod shape-determining protein MreD; protein product: MLKIKFIIIILIMLVIEVAFLSPTRIMGVKPDLMLIITCYAALLFGFGPGCFVAFISGFLSDCFSGGSMGSMMIASLISVFVITFIRKHLYKEHLTTKFTVIWLCSYIFAYVSVNFTNIMHDIGKVRMLNIEFSAFAFVNLAFCCILIPLLDFIFKKEVRYK
- the mrdA gene encoding penicillin-binding protein 2; the encoded protein is MIGPGLLNEMHPRLRIIAVLGLILALVLMIKLFIIQVVDYPKYSEYSANNRIRIIRTMPLRGNIYDRNGRLLADNRPSYNVCLVEEDIKDKDKTMYFLEQALGLDKDYVRKKLKEYRWRPYTPVVIKRDIQEKEVAQIEENRLDLPGVIVERIPARNYVYSNAGSSLIGYVGKISRDEYERNKDKGYSADDMTGITGLEKEYERYLRGEKGGMQVQVDSRGYRDKILKSHPSSRGYDIYTSIDIDLQKDVENIMSGVKGAAIALDPRNGEVLALSSKPDFDPNVFSGFVEQEEIDLIIKSKDLPLLNRAIGGMYPPGSVFKVVIALASLDRPDFSANTKHHCPGSFSFGDRVFNCWEKRGHGYVDLTDAIKYSCNIYFYNEGLNCGVDRIIETAENYGYGQKTGIDIYGEVSPDLPGAEWKKEKFGQNWYSGDTVNLSIGQGYILTTPLQSAVFLSAVANGGKVYRPRVALSVVKHNTGDKIKEFLPFEKSAFPISEKKHKMIKDSMWRVVNETHGTGTAAAAPGFDVCGKTGTAQAGSGTHAWFGGFAPRDNPEIVVVVLIEGGESGGHSAAPLAGRIFKSYYERYKKK
- a CDS encoding response regulator, which codes for MKKILIVDDQPEVRELVTITLKNENYKILEASEGKESINIIKKEKPDVILLDIMLPGEIDGFEVCRRIREDKEFKNIFIVMLSSQGSEEDIEKGKQFGADDYFVKPFSPLQLIKKVEDLLGS
- a CDS encoding GxxExxY protein; its protein translation is MNINKKVKNIGLDSEFIYKDEAYKILGACFDVYNEIGNGFLEAVYQECLKIEFHNFNIPFIEKPLLTIEYKGDKLNQKYEPDFICFNEIIVEIKAVKAIAEEHKAQIHNYLKATGNRLGFLINFGSYPKIEYQRIIK
- a CDS encoding HD domain-containing protein, encoding MTKKNNNTAPGKITGDVHTKLIESYDNLKSEISRSYDQAKIYARELNDALKAMKTGDDELKKARSMMERIRQQSLIYAKELQLAHQQIEKSSLNTLEVLAEALDARDHYTSGHSKRVTDFSVQIAEIMKLPHKEIEVIKQAGLLHDIGKIGIRDEILLKPGKLTKDEYELIKQHPLKGYKMLKGLSFLENALDCILYHHEEFNGTGYPEGLKGEDIPIGARIIHVADTVDAMTTERPYRKALTLETAIDELRKFKGVLFDPFVVEAFLIIQKVL
- the mreC gene encoding rod shape-determining protein MreC, which translates into the protein MLWRKRAFVLSIILALFFILAFSPFSGSVKNFCVNLVHPFFNITESIRNNISSLSDFARLRSIIAENERLKEENNLLKINILESREAAIENTQLRKLLEFKRRVPFQTIPAEVIGSDISNWNKTILINKGSKDGIRGNMVVVSGAGLVGNVIEVHEDISRVLLINDVKSKCSAMIQETRDMGMVSGDGAGGLKMSYISRNSGVEKDNIVVTSGMGGIYQKGLLIGSIISIYTEEDELNKFAKVKPEVDFNRIENVLIIVK
- a CDS encoding rod shape-determining protein, whose translation is MFLDSIFGLFSSDIGIDLGTANTLVYVKGRGIVLCEPSVVAIQEGTTNVLAVGEEAKRMLGRTPGNIVAVRPMKDGVIFDFEITENMLRYFIQKVHNRKALVRPRIVIAVPSGITEVEKRAVIESSEHAGARKVFLIEEPMAAAIGVGLPVQEPAGNMIVDIGGGTTEVAIISLAGIVFSRSIRTGGDEMDEAVIKYMNRQYNLLIGKNTAENIKIKIGSAYKLDEEVSMEVKGRDQIAGLPKTLTVRSEEIREALMQPVNTIIEVVRTSLERCPPELAADLVDRGIVIAGGGALMRGLDKLLAEETGLPIHVADDPLSAIALGAGKVLDELKFLEKIQVRRKRGT